From Daphnia pulicaria isolate SC F1-1A chromosome 4, SC_F0-13Bv2, whole genome shotgun sequence, one genomic window encodes:
- the LOC124336325 gene encoding uncharacterized protein LOC124336325, with the protein MAHFPFASLTRVVLLLVFICLTTSSTGAAFSIEKEFLQLKENYIQMKQLFESTAIELQAKVTQLEAQGELNNEQRQDLTLKVKQVEAKNVQLEVKIGKLEAKVEQQDSLLTSLLREKNERRAAATDSVPIINNQSAVSINGLPSSCADLREIGHNLNGIYSVMGSAKMESVYCDFTLPTDDADFQKWIGYAEVKSAPVYFYVQRNYKFSAQSTPIPFDLARVNEGNAMDLTSGIFTAPRPGIYFFSFAGVASLASSSLSVDLVFNRIPIGESVVTEFNGPVDQESPLTVQSTLNLKTGDQVWVEISFSGSDSYLSDYTPIHRTHFTGFMLEEEIAASL; encoded by the exons ATGGCGCATTTTCCCTTCGCCTCACTTACTCGAGTTGTTTTGCTGTTGGTTTTCATCTGCTTGACGACGAGTTCAACTGGCGCTGCCTTTTCCATAGAAAAAGAATTCCTACAACTGAAGGAAAATTAT attcaaatgaaacaactCTTTGAATCAACAGCGATTGAACTGCAGGCCAAAGTGACACAACTGGAGGCGCAAGGCGAACTAAAT AATGAACAAAGACAAGATTTGACATTGAAAGTAAAACAAGTAGAGGCAAAGAATGTCCAATTGGAAGTCAAAATAGGAAAACTGGAGGCCAAAGTTGAACAACAAGATTCGCTTTTAACTTCCCTTTtacgagagaaaaatgaacgcagagcagcagcaaccgacTCTGTTCCAATCATCAATAATCAATCGGCTGTTTCCATCAACGGACTCCCATCTTCATGCGCGGATCTAAGAGAGATTGGGCACAACCTGAACGGAATTTATTCCGTCATGGGATCGGCGAAAATGGAATCCGTTTACTGCGATTTCACTTTACCAACTGACGATGCGG attttcagaaatggatcggatacgccgaGGTCAAATCGGCGCCCGTCTATTTCTATGTCCAgagaaattataaattttccgCACAATCAACTCCGATCCCGTTCGATTTGGCGcgggtgaacgagggaaacgCCATGGATTTGACATCGGGAatattcacggcaccgcgaccgggaatttattttttctctttcgcgggAGTGGCGAGTCTTGCATCTTCATCGTTGAGTGTTGATCTTGTTTTTAACAGGATTCCAATCGGGGAGAGTGTTGTTACAGAGTTTAACGGCCCCGTTGATCAAGAGAGTCCGTTGACCGTCCAGTCGACGCTAAACTTGAAAACGGGCGATCAAGTCTGGGTggagatttctttttctggttcaGACTCGTATTTGTCTGACTACACTCCAATTCACCGgacccatttcacgggtttcatgttggaggaggaaatcgCCGCGTCACTTTGA